Proteins from a genomic interval of Dehalococcoidia bacterium:
- a CDS encoding acyl-CoA dehydrogenase family protein, whose protein sequence is MDFSLSEDQQLIRDTARRFAQSEIAPHVKANEHNDRFPEAVMRKMAPIGLLGGPIAEQYGGAGIDSVSYCLICEEIGKVSASVFTSALTVQISLVSQTIERWGSEPQKQAYLPKLCAAEWIGAYALTEPDHGSDPAAMETFATLDGDEWAITGSKMWISNGGVADFVILFAQTERGAGSKGIGAFLLPTNTPGFSARPIEGKMGLGASNTSALFLEDCRVPRENVLGQIGQGFKVAMTALDAGRLSTAACAVGVAQGCVDACVAYSTQRQQFGKPIAAHQLVQELLADMATETDAARLLVLRAADMKDRGTVTPLQLSMAKYYAAECAVRAARNAIQVHGGVGYVGEYPVEGYLRDAIALGLYEGTSQIQKLIIGRELTHIAAFA, encoded by the coding sequence GTGGACTTCAGCCTCAGCGAGGACCAGCAGCTCATCCGCGACACGGCGCGCCGCTTCGCCCAGAGCGAGATCGCGCCCCACGTCAAGGCGAACGAGCACAACGACCGTTTCCCCGAAGCGGTCATGCGCAAGATGGCGCCGATCGGCCTGCTGGGCGGGCCGATCGCTGAGCAGTACGGCGGCGCCGGCATCGACAGCGTCTCCTACTGCTTGATCTGCGAGGAGATCGGCAAGGTCAGCGCCTCCGTCTTCACCTCGGCGCTCACGGTGCAGATCTCGCTCGTCTCACAGACGATCGAGCGCTGGGGCAGCGAGCCGCAGAAGCAGGCCTATCTGCCAAAGCTCTGTGCCGCGGAGTGGATTGGCGCCTACGCGCTCACCGAGCCAGACCACGGCAGCGACCCGGCGGCGATGGAGACCTTCGCCACCCTCGACGGCGATGAGTGGGCGATTACTGGTTCCAAGATGTGGATCAGCAACGGTGGCGTGGCGGACTTCGTGATCCTCTTCGCGCAGACCGAGCGCGGCGCCGGCTCGAAGGGGATCGGCGCCTTCCTGCTGCCCACGAACACGCCCGGCTTCAGCGCCCGGCCGATCGAAGGCAAGATGGGGCTCGGCGCCTCGAACACCTCGGCGCTCTTCCTCGAAGACTGCCGCGTGCCGCGGGAAAATGTGCTCGGCCAGATCGGCCAGGGCTTCAAAGTGGCGATGACGGCGCTCGATGCCGGGCGGCTGAGTACGGCCGCCTGCGCCGTGGGCGTGGCGCAGGGTTGCGTCGACGCCTGCGTGGCCTATTCGACGCAGCGGCAGCAGTTCGGCAAGCCGATCGCCGCCCACCAGCTCGTGCAGGAACTGCTCGCCGACATGGCGACGGAGACGGACGCCGCCCGCCTGCTGGTGCTGCGCGCCGCCGACATGAAGGACCGCGGCACGGTCACGCCGCTGCAACTCTCGATGGCCAAATACTATGCCGCCGAGTGCGCCGTGCGCGCGGCGCGCAACGCGATCCAGGTGCACGGCGGCGTCGGCTACGTGGGTGAGTACCCGGTCGAGGGCTATCTGCGGGACGCGATCGCGCTGGGGCTGTACGAGGGCACCTCGCAGATCCAGAAGCTGATCATCGGCCGCGAGCTGACGCACATCGCTGCCT